The Uruburuella testudinis genome window below encodes:
- a CDS encoding ABC-F family ATPase: MISTNGITMQFGAKPLFENVSVKFGEGNRYGLIGANGSGKSTFMKILGGDLEPTSGEVAIENGVRLGKLRQDQFAYEDMRVLDVVMMGHVEMWAAMTERDAIYANLDATEDDYMRAADLEAKFAEYDGYTAEARAAELLSGVGISEDLHNALMSEVAPGFKLRVLLAQALFSKPDVLLLDEPTNNLDINTIRWLEGVLNQYDSTMIIISHDRHFLNEVCTHMADVDYHSITIYPGNYDDYMLASAQSRERAMKDNAKAKEKLQELQEFVARFSANKSKARQATSRLKQADKIKSEMVEVKPSTRQNPYIRFEADEKAKLHRQAVEVENLAKRFETPLFKNLNFMLDAGERLAIIGPNGAGKSTLLKLLAGAFNPEYSEGVAPDAGKIKWAEKANVGYYPQDHENDFDVDMNLTEWMRQWGQEGDDEQVIRGTLGRLLFGSNDVVKQVQVLSGGEKGRMLYGKLLLLKPNVLVMDEPTNHMDMESIESLNMALEKYNGTLIFVSHDRQFVSSLATQIIELDGSGGYEHYLGDYESYLDKKGV; this comes from the coding sequence ATGATTTCTACCAACGGCATTACCATGCAGTTCGGCGCCAAGCCGCTGTTTGAAAATGTGTCTGTGAAATTCGGCGAAGGCAACCGCTACGGCCTGATCGGCGCCAACGGCTCGGGCAAGTCTACTTTTATGAAAATCCTCGGCGGCGATTTGGAGCCGACCAGCGGCGAAGTGGCGATTGAAAACGGCGTGCGCCTCGGCAAACTGCGCCAAGACCAATTCGCCTATGAAGACATGCGCGTGCTTGATGTGGTGATGATGGGGCATGTGGAAATGTGGGCGGCGATGACCGAGCGCGATGCGATTTACGCCAACCTCGACGCCACCGAAGACGATTACATGCGCGCCGCCGATTTAGAGGCCAAGTTCGCCGAATACGACGGCTACACCGCCGAAGCGCGTGCGGCCGAGCTGTTGAGCGGCGTGGGCATTTCCGAAGATCTGCACAATGCGCTGATGAGCGAAGTCGCCCCCGGCTTCAAGCTGCGCGTGCTGCTGGCGCAGGCGCTGTTTTCCAAACCCGATGTGCTGCTGCTCGACGAGCCGACCAACAACCTCGATATCAATACCATCCGCTGGCTCGAAGGCGTGTTGAACCAATACGATTCGACCATGATCATCATTTCGCACGACCGCCACTTTTTAAATGAAGTGTGCACCCACATGGCCGACGTCGATTACCACAGCATCACCATCTATCCCGGCAACTACGATGACTACATGCTCGCCTCCGCCCAATCGCGCGAACGGGCCATGAAAGACAACGCCAAAGCCAAAGAAAAACTGCAAGAGCTGCAAGAATTTGTGGCGCGCTTTTCGGCCAATAAATCCAAAGCCCGCCAGGCCACCAGCCGTTTGAAACAGGCCGATAAAATCAAATCGGAAATGGTAGAAGTCAAACCGTCTACCCGCCAAAACCCGTATATCCGTTTTGAAGCCGATGAAAAAGCCAAGCTGCACCGCCAAGCCGTGGAAGTGGAAAATTTGGCCAAGCGCTTTGAAACCCCCTTGTTTAAAAACCTCAATTTCATGCTGGATGCCGGCGAGCGCCTGGCGATTATCGGCCCCAACGGCGCCGGTAAATCCACATTGCTGAAGCTGTTGGCCGGCGCATTTAACCCGGAATACAGCGAAGGCGTAGCGCCTGATGCGGGTAAAATCAAGTGGGCGGAAAAAGCCAATGTCGGCTACTACCCGCAAGACCACGAAAACGATTTCGATGTCGACATGAATCTCACCGAATGGATGCGCCAATGGGGTCAGGAAGGCGACGACGAACAAGTGATCCGCGGCACGCTCGGCCGCCTGCTGTTCGGCAGCAACGATGTGGTGAAGCAGGTGCAGGTGCTCAGCGGCGGCGAAAAAGGCCGCATGCTCTACGGCAAACTGCTGCTGCTCAAACCGAACGTGCTGGTGATGGACGAACCCACCAACCACATGGATATGGAAAGCATCGAATCGCTCAACATGGCGCTGGAAAAATACAACGGCACCCTGATTTTCGTGTCGCACGACCGCCAGTTTGTATCGTCGCTGGCCACTCAAATCATTGAGTTGGACGGCAGCGGCGGTTATGAACATTATTTGGGCGATTATGAAAGCTATCTGGATAAAAAAGGCGTGTAA
- a CDS encoding carbonic anhydrase: MSKTQHDIFEYNHRWAEDKLQADPHFFEHLSATQTPDYLYIGCSDSRVSAEEMMGMAPGEVFVHRNIANMVNALDINAASVVRYAVEHLKVKHIVVCGHYQCGGIHAAMQPRDYGLLNPWLRTIRDVYRLHREELDAIADEHARYDRLVELNVQEQCINLIKIACVQKRYLKEQYPTVHGWVFDIRTGRLKDLQIDFKGILNDIQRIYDLTDSEWSV; this comes from the coding sequence ATGAGCAAAACCCAACACGATATTTTCGAATACAACCACCGCTGGGCTGAGGACAAACTACAGGCCGACCCGCATTTTTTTGAGCACCTTTCCGCCACGCAAACGCCTGATTATCTGTATATCGGCTGCTCTGACAGCCGCGTGAGTGCCGAAGAAATGATGGGCATGGCGCCGGGCGAGGTGTTTGTGCACCGCAATATTGCCAATATGGTCAATGCGCTCGACATCAATGCCGCCTCGGTGGTGCGCTATGCGGTGGAGCATCTGAAAGTGAAGCATATCGTGGTGTGCGGGCATTACCAGTGCGGCGGCATCCACGCGGCCATGCAGCCGCGAGACTACGGCCTGCTCAACCCTTGGCTGCGCACCATCCGCGATGTTTACCGCCTGCACCGTGAAGAATTGGATGCGATTGCCGATGAACATGCGCGCTACGACCGGCTGGTGGAATTGAATGTGCAGGAGCAGTGTATCAATCTGATTAAAATCGCCTGTGTGCAGAAACGCTATCTGAAAGAGCAATACCCTACCGTGCACGGCTGGGTGTTTGATATCCGCACAGGCCGTCTGAAAGATTTGCAGATTGATTTCAAAGGCATTCTCAACGATATTCAGCGGATTTACGATTTGACCGACAGCGAATGGTCGGTATAA